From the genome of Papaver somniferum cultivar HN1 chromosome 2, ASM357369v1, whole genome shotgun sequence, one region includes:
- the LOC113352234 gene encoding SKP1-like protein 9, whose amino-acid sequence MIAADNHDNTEILIPLTNVTGTILAKVIEYCDKHAADDGCITDVEKDWDVEFVNVDAATLTHLTKAASFLKIKSLQNLTLQKVSEMIRYRTTGEILNLFPDLFRVEEVPVKR is encoded by the coding sequence ATGATAGCTGCTGACAACCATGATAACACCGAGATTCTTATCCCTTTGACTAACGTGACAGGAACCATCTTGGCGAAAGTGATCGAGTACTGCGACAAACACGCTGCTGACGATGGGTGCATTACTGATGTAGAGAAGGACTGGGATGTGGAGTTTGTGAATGTAGATGCAGCGACACTGACACACTTAACGAAGGCTGctagttttctgaaaataaaaagtTTGCAGAACTTGACATTGCAGAAAGTGTCGGAGATGATAAGATATAGAACAACAGGGGAGATACTAAATCTATTCCCTGATTTATTCCGTGTCGAGGAAGTAccagtcaaaagataa